CGTCGATCGTGCCCGACCGGACAGCGGCGATGGCGGCGTCGGCGTCGAAGAGCGTCACGACGTCGAGTGCGGTCTCGGGATGCGCGCGGTGGAAGCCGCGCAGCAGACCGGCCGGCGCGAGCCGTCGGCCGATCACGTCGATGCGCAGCGCACGGCTGCCGGGCCGCACGGAAGCGGCCGCCCGCTCTTCGGCCTGGAGGAGATCGCGGGCGTGCGGCAGGAACGCCTGCCCGTCGATGGTGAGCCGGGCTCCGCGCGCGCCGCGGGTGAACAGCCGCACACCGAGGTCCTTCTCCAGCGCGGCGATGCGCTTGGAGACGGCCTGCTGGGTGATCGACAGGTCGGCGGCGGCTTCCTGAAATCGCCCCCCGTCCGCTACGGCGACGACGGTGCGTACGGCATCGAGATCCACGCCGGCCATCCTAGGTCCACAACCCATGGTTGTGGCGTGCCAGACGCTTCGGTTGTTTGCTCAGCTGACCGGCCGCTGGCTTTGATGTACCCGGTCAACGCGGGGTTGTTGAAGGGCGACGGCGAGACGATGAGGGGGAGTGCTGGGAATGGGGGCCAGACGGTCGCTGGGGCGGCAGTTCGGGTGGCTGTGGGCGGCGTACACGGTCAGCACGTTCGGAACGCGGCTCGCGTTCGACGCGTTCCCCTTGATCGCGATCCTCGTCCTGCACGCCGGGCCGACCGAGGTGTCGGTGCTGGCGGCCGCGGGGCTGGCGGTGGGGGCGGCAGTGGCGGTGCCGCTCGGCCCGTGGGTGGAGTTCCGCCGCAAGCGACCCGTGATGGTCGCGATGGACCTGATCCGGTGCGCGGCGCTGTTGAGCGTCCCGGCCGCGTTCGCGCTCGGCGGGCTCAGCTTCGTCCAGCTCCTGGCCGTTTCGGTCATCGTCGTCGCGGCGGACATCACCTTCACCGCGGCCGGCGGCGCATGCCTGAAGGCACTCGTCAAGCCGCCGGACCTGCTCGTCGCGAACGGGCGGTTCGAGGCCACGAACTGGACCGCCACCGTGCTCGGACCGCCACTCGGCGGGGCCGCGATCGGGCTGTTCGGTCCGGTGGTGACCGTGGTGGCCGATGCGGTCAGCTACCTGCTCTCGGCAATGGGGATCCGGGCGATCGGCGGCAGGGAGCCGCGCTCTGCCCGCACCGACACACGGCCCCGCCCGCGGGCCGGCGACCTCCTCGACGGGTGGCGGTACATCCTGAGCCACCCGACGCTGCGCCCGCTGTTCTACAACACGATCCTGGTCAACAGCCTGATCATGGCGTCCCAGCCGCTGCTCGCCGTCCTCATGGTCGGGCACCTCGGGTTCGCCCCCTGGCAGTACGCCCTCGTCTTCGCAGTGCCCTGCCTCGGTGGCTTGCTCGGCTCACGGCTGGCCCGCCGACTGGTCGCGCGCTTCGGGCAGCACCAGGTCATGCTCACCGTCGGGGCGCTGCGCGCGTGCTGGCTGCTCGGGTTGGCCTTCATCCGCCCCGGCACTGCCGGGCTCGTGCTCGTGATGACCGTCGAGCTTGGACTGATCACGTGCATGGGCGTGTTCAACCCGGTGTTCAGCACCTACCGACTCGACCTGACAGAGTCGGACCGCGTCACCCGCACTCTGTCCGCCTGGTCGGTCACCAGCAAAGCCATCACCGCGGCCATGACCGGACTATGGGGCCTGCTGGCCGGCATCACCGGCCCCCGCACCGCGATCGCGATCGCCGGTCTTCTCCTCCTGGCAACCCCGCTCCTGCTTCCCCGACGCGACCACGCGCCGCAACACGGGCGAGAACTGGCCCCGGGCCGCACATGACACACCGCAGCGCGTGACGGTCCTCCTGGCCATCGTCACCTGTGACCGAGCGCCGTGGTCGGCGGGTTTCGCCCACCACGGCGCTCGCCCCACCCCTCGCTCAGCGAGGCGGCGGCGTTGGTGGTCAGGCAGGCCCGGATGCGCTGCGATGGTCAACCATGCAGTCCGGTCCCGGGCTCATGATGGTCTCGTGGCCATTTTCCGCCCTCACCCGGAAGGGCGGCGTCCCGTTCGGGCCGAGCACCTCGACGATCTCAACGACTCGATCGTGCTTGCCCACGACCCGACCATGCATCACGAGGCGGTCCCCTTTGGAGGCGTGCATCGTTGCGTCCCTTCCTGCCGTTTGCGACACCGCTGAACCTTCCGGCGTCACCCGATGTCGCAGAGCGTAATGGTTCGCGTACACAATGGAGGTGCCACTCGCGGTCGACGGTCACCCCCGGCTCGGTCGGCGCACCCCACGGCGCCAAGTTCTGGGCAGGCAGCCCGTTCGTCCGCCGCCTCAGGCTCGCGCCTCGGTCCCGCGCCGGCACCCCCCCGCGGATTGCCGGAAATCGACGCCTACCACCAGGTGTCGATCGTGACCGGATCGAAGCTGGCCTTCATCGCCGAGGCAGGTCGCCCGGGATGCCGAGGGGGCCGCCGTCGGCGAAGGTGACCTCGCCGCTCAGGTCGAGCAGTGCTACCTCAACATCGGCACCGCACTGGCCGAAGTCGGAGGCTGCTTCGACGGCATGGCGAAAATTACCGTCCACGTCGTCGACTGGACCCCCGGCAAGATGCCCCTGTTCCTGGGATCACCGACTGAACAGGTGCTCTGCGCCCAGCACTTGCACGTCACCTGGGGCCCTCGAACGGTGCCGGGCCTGCGGGGGCTCCGCCCTGGCCGAGACGCGGGACAGCACAGCCAACGGCAGATATATGCGTTGACGGGTGAGGCTCCGGACCGTTTCATCAAAGCCGGTTGTTCACTCCGTCAGGAAGGTGCCCATGGGCACTCGCAAGATGCATGCCGACGAGGCGCATATCGACACGTCGTCGGTGCGCGCGCTGCTCGGCGCGCAGTTCCCGCACTGGGCGGAACTTCCCCTCGCCCGGGTCGAGTCCGCCGGCACCTCCAACGCCATGTTCCGGCTCGGCGAGGATCTGGTCGCGCGCTTCCCCCGCATCGCCGGAGCCGTCGGCGACGTGGCGAAGGAGCACCAGTGGCTGTCCCGGCTCGCCCCGCACCTTCCGGTCGCCATCCCCGTACCGCTCGGCAAGGGAGCGCCGGGGGAGAGCTATCCCTGGCCCTGGTCCGTCTACCGCTGGATCCACGGCGAGACCCCGACCGCCGGGCGCACCGCCGAACCCCGCCTGCTCGCCAGGGATCTGGCGGAGTTCATCGCCGCACTTCACCGGG
This Streptomyces decoyicus DNA region includes the following protein-coding sequences:
- a CDS encoding MFS transporter; this translates as MGARRSLGRQFGWLWAAYTVSTFGTRLAFDAFPLIAILVLHAGPTEVSVLAAAGLAVGAAVAVPLGPWVEFRRKRPVMVAMDLIRCAALLSVPAAFALGGLSFVQLLAVSVIVVAADITFTAAGGACLKALVKPPDLLVANGRFEATNWTATVLGPPLGGAAIGLFGPVVTVVADAVSYLLSAMGIRAIGGREPRSARTDTRPRPRAGDLLDGWRYILSHPTLRPLFYNTILVNSLIMASQPLLAVLMVGHLGFAPWQYALVFAVPCLGGLLGSRLARRLVARFGQHQVMLTVGALRACWLLGLAFIRPGTAGLVLVMTVELGLITCMGVFNPVFSTYRLDLTESDRVTRTLSAWSVTSKAITAAMTGLWGLLAGITGPRTAIAIAGLLLLATPLLLPRRDHAPQHGRELAPGRT
- a CDS encoding DUF1918 domain-containing protein, producing the protein MHASKGDRLVMHGRVVGKHDRVVEIVEVLGPNGTPPFRVRAENGHETIMSPGPDCMVDHRSASGPA